The sequence TAATCCTTTGTTGAGAGCTCTTCAAAAAGAAGGTACGTATGATCATCTTTCTGCTTATGATCTGGTCGTCTTGCGCTAACTTAGCGCTGGttgtaaatttgaaaattttgtaatttaattttgatgtctCAAAAGTAAATTCCCAAGAATATAAATGTCGAATggtttgttctttttttttcttttgaagaagaagaagacgaaaaAATACATGATTGAATCAAGTAATCTAACAATTTAACTTTCCCCGCTCAATAACCTTCTGATTGTTCCTTTTCGTATTGTTCTTATGTAAGCAGACAATGGAAGTAGATTGCTGCTCACAAGTCACACGAGGAATACCGGCATATATACACGCGACGAAGATGTTCATAAGATGAAACCTTTGGATTCTAAAAAGAGCTGGCAGTTGTTTTTGAAAACAATAAACCATGGCAATAAATTGACGGGTGAGCATAAATTCCCAAAGTCCTTGGAGCCTAAGGGAAAACAAATGTTGAGAAAATGTGACGGCCTGCCATTAGCTATAAAAGAGGTGGGAAAGCAGTTAGTGGAAAAGAAACTCTCAGGGGGGAGTGAATGGGAACAACTTCTTGAATCAGTTGATTTTGGTTCAACATTGAAGTTATTGGAACCATTTTATCATAAATTGGATCCCGCACTGGAGTCATGTTTCCTGTATATGTCTTTCTTTAAGGAAAATACAACTTTGAGGGCAGAAAAGTTGACACAGATATGGATTGCAGGAGGAGTGGTTTCAGGTTATTGTGGATCATATTTAGATGGTTTAATCAATGAATCTGTTATTGATGTCAAGGACAAGAGCACAAAGTACCGCATGAATGCTTTGCTACACATGTTATCCATCCAAAAAGCAGAGGATAAACTAGGCTTTGAGATCCTAAGGAAAAATGGAAATAATCGATCCTTTCCGAGTCCTCGTCTTCATCGTGTTATTATTTGTAGCAGAGACAAGTTCAACTACTCCACGGATCAAGATAAAcatcttctttctctcttcttccatggaGGTGGCTACTTCGACACTAGTCCATCTTACTGGAACAGTTTTGAAGAACTTAACATTCTTGACTTGGAAGATTTTGGGCTGAAGAATTTACCTGAAAGTATCAGCACATTGATCGAATTAAAATACTTGGGATTGAGAAACAATTACATAGAAGAGCTCCCAGACTTGTTGGGGTGCCTAAAAAACCTTGAGGTTCTTGACATATCTCAAAACTTTATGGTGGAGGTGCCTAATGTAATATGGAGATTGCGTAGCCTTCGCCACCTCTACATGTCTGATATGGTTTGTCGGAAGTCTTTGTGGTTTGACATACTGGAGAATCTGGAGACCTTAACCTACGTCTCAGTTGCTAATTGGACATATGAGCTCTTGGGCTTAAATATGTTGACTTCTCTTAAGAAACTGGGCATAGAAGAATTGGATGGAAACTCAAATGTAAGCAAGCTCTTTGTGTCATTGGCTGACTTGAAGAATCTTAAACACCTAATCTTAAGAGGGTATCGTTTCAGAAGCATGCCTAGTTTGGAGGAGATTGGTATTCTACAGAGTCTTGAATCACTCAAATTGGATGGACTTCTTGCGAGGTTACCAACTAATCTCCCTCCAAATATTACATCATTGACATTGATTGATAGTTGTCTTGATGAGGACCCCATGGCACTACTAGCGGGGAAGCTACCAAAGCTAGAGTACCTCAAATTGCGGAACGCATACACTGGTCAACAAATGGTGATCTTGCGCAATGGCTTCCAAAGGCTCCAAGTCATGTGCATTGAAGAGTTGTGGAATCTAAGAAATCTACAAAGTGATGCATTAACGTTTTGGTTCAAGAAATTAGAAATTCACGATTGTCCAAATCTGACCCTCCCGGAGAATATTTTGTCGATGAGTTATCTGAATGAGTTAAATATGGTGACAACCAAAAGCATTGCAACAAAGATGAGGAATTCAGACTTAATCTCCAAAATACCGGTCGTGAATATCAATCCATGAGCTCGCGCAGTTGtctacattttcttcctttTTCCCCTTTGGTGGTTGTGTActgtttttaaatgacatttATTTGCGACAATTGTGGTTTCTTCATATCTTGTTTGTACTCTGTTTCTCCCTCGTTGTTGGGATATGTTTTTTCGTTGCTCAAGTTACTGCAGACAATATTACTCTCGTACCTTGGATTTCTAAGAGTTTGCTAACTATTTCTAAGTTTACAACTCAGAATGATGATTATTGTGTTGCTATTgtgaacaatatatatattgatatttttcacgtttaaattaagaaattgtaaACTTAGATCACtacctaaaataaaaattcaatagATAATAAACAACCCAACATAACTCGTTATTAGAGCAGCCACATCGCCTAACTGCCGATGCAGGTAGTGTCATTATTTGGTATGGATGATTAGAGTGTATAATATACTTATGACACTCTAGTATCATGTTTGTTTCAAAACACCATGCCCTTTATAAAGCTATGGCCCGATATGTATTAATATATAGATCCTTGGGATTCTGTATATCATCTTCTAGGTGGGATACATAATACAAATCCTAATAATATCATTTATCAATTTAATGATCGATTAAACTACCATAATTTCACCTTCCtactataaattaatatattaaggGCAAAGGTGCGGATCCACCCCTTGAACTGGATACCCTACAGCTTTGACCacggacggagccagggggggctagggggggttagaaccccctcccaaattttgagctttttttttttaatatatatatagatatatgtttatacctattataaaataattttattttataaaagagtatttggttattatattctctcatatatacttaatttaaggataattttgttatttaaaactatataatctatgaaatattgtttgttattattactattatacttgtcttttaataaaaaatgcctaatatgtatgaaatgctaaaaaaaattataatgtattgaaactaatttgtaatatatagaaaatatataatctatgaacatgttgtttgttattattattattatgccttttaataaaaaatgttttaaatatacggaatgtccaaaaaacgttttgtgatatattgaaattatataatctatgaaaatattattcgttattattagtattatgctcgtattttaataaaaaaaataccttaaatatgcAGAATGCCCAAACAAAATTTCTTGGGGGCTActgcccccgaacccccgtacaatTTCAGCccccccgaacttaattcctggcttTGACCCCCTCATACTCGACCCAATTGCAAATATCTCCCCCATAGTCCGGAATatggtgcatttaaacccattAGTCAAACGGCAGTTTAACACCGTTTAACACCATTAATTCGGAAGACGCGATTCCAATCACAATCAGTACTCATGGATACTGATTACCTGCGGGAGATGGAGGGGAAGGCGGCGCGGGTGGTGGCAGGGCCGCTGATCGTCGGCGCGAGGCCATCCGGGCTGGCCGCAGTGGCGTGCCAAGGAGCGTGGCGTGCCGTGGCTCGTGATCGAGAGATCCAACTGCATCGCGTCGCTGTGGCAGCTCAAGACATACGATCGCCTCAAGTTCCACCTCCCGAAGCAGTTATGCGAGCTGCCTCTCATGGCGTTCCCGCCGGATTTTCCCGACGTATCCGGACAAGAAGCAGTTCGTGCGCTACCTGGAGTCGTACACCGCGCGGttctctacaaaaaaaaaaaaaactatttttattattaatagttcaCAATCTTATTTAAACTAAATAATTGTCTTaatattagaatttaaaattaattaagagaAGAAAAATGGACAAAAATAGTACAAATTTAACAACTTAATACGATAGACCACTACAAAATGTTAATTATTAAGCAATTGACATTGGAtatgatgtatttttttttttttttaagatacgatgttatgattattaaaacAACTATCACTTGAAAGCTACAATGAATGTTCGCGTCCAACTTCAAACTTTGAAGAAAGGAGATTTGGCGATCCATCATTTTATCATCAAATGTCGATCAATATCCGATGAATTGTTCAATATCGATCAACCTCTATCTGAATCTGAGCTTATTATGTTTGCTCTTTAATACGAGATGTATTAATAATCACGTTGAGGAGAACGTGAAACTCCCAATCAAACTCTCACGATCACGCAAGAATCAGTTCTCAATCAAAATATTCATAGCATGCTAGCAAAACGAAACCCTAGTCTAATATAAAGACAGAGAGCAAAgtttttttaggacagtaactttaGTCGTTTTGCAAATATAGGACaatttttttcgggcttgcaattataggacaataattaaaaaattcgaCAATTGTAGGACAAATTGAGCCCGATCAGGCTAAATCACACACGTAACTTAATTTTTGCGGGCCGATGCCTACGTGGCTGACAAGTAAGCTGTCTACTCagcttataaaaaaataattaaaaattaaaatgaaagcaCCAACAATTACTCTGCTATTACTACTAGCATTATCGTGACTTTGAAAAAAACTCCAAATCCAAACCCTCCAGAATTCTGCAAAGAACCCTAGTCTGAAATCAATAGAAGAGAAGAATATTGTTCCAGCCTATTTCGAATTGATAGAATCGATCTGATGCTAGGTGAAGGCAAAGAGCGTGCGTCCTTGATGCGCGTGCGGCAATAGAGAAACTTAAATAGACCTCCACCCATGTACAATAAGTTTTCTTGAACTTTGGGGGTTTTTTTATGCTGAAATAATGTGTTTGTGGCTAAAGTAATGAATTTTTTATGGTATGTGGTACTCGTGTGGGGCTTCAATGTTGGCTTTTGTGAATTACATTTTGTCCATATTCATAAAGTTGCATAAGTTATATTATATTCAAGTGTTCTTTATTGTATTCtgcaaatttatttttttatacatgGTGGGGTCCTACATGTCTTCAATATTTTGGATTTAGTTGGTGGGGTTTTAATATTTAGGGTTTTCTTGGTTAGGTCCATTCATTACTTTGTCTTTGGTTTGTTGCAGAGCCTGCAGGGGTTTATTTATCAGTTGTATTTAAATATAGAGGTACTTTGGTACAGTCCACTAATGCAAAATATGTTGGGGGTAAGAAACTGGTGTTGGACTACGTTGTAGCTAAGCAAATTAACTTGAACTCTCTTAAAAATAGCATTGCAGAGTGGTTGTTAGTGACTGGACAAGTAAGGGTTTACATAATAGTTAACCATAGTTTTAAGTTGTTGGAAACAGATGAGGAAGTGATGGAATTTTGTAAAGCATCACTAGGTATGGGGCAAGTTGTCTTTCATGTTCAAGAAAAATATGGTGTGCATCCTAAGTTAGGATCAGCCCCCTTGGTTAATTTGGTTGATGATGGTCAAAGTAGTAAGGGGAATACTGGTATGAGTAGTCAGGGTAGCGATGAAGATGAGTCAGATGAGATGTGTGATTCTGATTATAGCATGGGTGAAGATTCTGATAATGATGACacattgtatgatagatttgtgtcaaaggatgtaaatgatattataataCCAGATTCACAAGGTGAGGAAAGTGAAGAAGAAGTTGATGTTGTGCATGTAGATAGATACGACTTTGATGAACACAAAGATTCTGATGGTGAACGGAAAGAGGATGAAAACTTTCCTGTATTCAATCCAGAAGTTACCTTTGAACCAGAATTTGAAGTTGGGATGTTGTTTAGTTCAAAGGATGAATTTAGGGACGCAATCCAGTCTTATGCCATTAGAAGTAGAAGAACTATAAAGTGTACAAACAACTCCAGTCTCAATGCTCCCACCTATCAGCAATCAACATCCTAATGAAGAAAATGAGCATGAAGAGCAGTTTATGCAAGAAGAAATACCCTCCCAATTGTCTCAGGTTCAATCAAGGCCAGGTCCATCCATGTACGAACAACTCCACCATAATAAGTTTAAGAGACAAGGTGAACAAATTGTAGCCAGTGAAAAGAAATTTTTGCGCCTTGCTGATCTCAATTCGAAGTGGTCTAGCAAGAATTGATGGTGGTACAACAAGTGGTCTAGCAAGAACTGATCTCAATTTTTTATCCTTGTTTTATCTAGGAGGTGAATATCTTAAGATGTGGCTGGGAATCCAATCAAAACTCATACTTGTTTTTTCTCTATTAATTGCTATGTTTGGATCTCATCTTGAGGTGGTAGTTTTAGCCCATTCTTACTTTTTTGAGCAACAATTAATTTTATGCAAGAGAatggattattttttttggagctATTAGATCttattttgttatgtttgtATAGTAAATTATTATTGTTGTGAAACGAAACTGATTTTAAAGCTTGTCAAACTATTAATGGCTATGTTTGGATCTCATCTTGAGGTTGTAGCTTTAGCCCATTCTTACTTTTTTGAGCAACAATTAATTTTATGCAAGAGAATGGATTTATTTTTTGGAGCTATTAGAtcttattttgttatatttgtaTAGTAAATTATAATTGTTGTGAAATGAAACTGATTTTAAAGCTTGTAAAAAAATTGCCTAACACTAATGATTCTTGAAAGATAGATATAGAAATAGAGGCGTGGTGCATTTTTTGACTTGTCTTTTGTTCAAAAAAATTGGACATCAATCTTTGTGTGTATTTTGTCTATAAGTTTGGTGAGAGTTTAAATAAACATAAGCTAATTCActatatattttgataattgaaAATTAGCTTTCTTTGGTGGTATATTTTGCAGATTTCTTCTCTTTGAACATTTGTCGAACATGTGGTGTGCATATATAGGATTGATGAGTTGTGCAATACTCTACATTGAGAAAAACCTTGATATATCAGATAACCAAAAAACAAGTGGTAATGAGAATTTACAATGTCTATATATCCGCTCAAGctctaaaaaaaatgtatattcGCTCATGGACTTCATCGTCGCCGGACGCACCTCCGACTGGATCGGCTGTCACTACACCACGGTATTCGTCGAGGCATCTTCTTCGACGAGGCATCTTCTATGTTTGAATCTCATCTTGAGGTGGTAGTCTTATGGGCTGGGCCGCTTCACCGCCGGCCTCGGCGACGCGCACGTGACGGCGCCTGTCTATACACGGCCAAGGTGTTGTCGACAGCCTCCTGTGGCTTCCTCAATACTTTGCCCaaaatttttatcaatttttatcAATTGTTGTCTATACACGGCCAAGGCTTTGATTTTTATCAATTGTTGGTgccttcattttaattttttattatttttttataagctGAGTAGACAGCTTACTTGTCAGCCACGTAGGCATCGGCCCGCAAAAATTAAGTTATTTGTGTGATTTAGCCTGATCGGGCTCAATTTGTCCTACAATTGtcgaattttttaattattgtccTATAATTGCAAGCCCGAAAAAATTGTCCTATATTTGCAAAACGACcaaagttactgtcctaaaaaaacTTTGCTCTCTATAAAGACATAAGCGAAGCAACAAGGAAAGAAATAATTATGGAGCCCTAATGCTATGGGCCGTTATTAAAACGGGCTGGTTTCTTGATGGCGCGACGCGTCCGGCGTTGGGCCAAGCTTGGTTCTTCAGCTTCATGAATATCCTCCTGATGGGCTTCGTCTTCAACAGAGCGCTCTTCCTCAGCTGGGCTAGTATCGGTTGGTATCGTATCAACTCCCCCACCCTCGAAAAccaccttgtcctcaaggtgaAAATCTGGAAATGAAGCACGGAACGCAGTAAGTGACTCCCAAGTAGCGGCATCGGGAGGAAGTCCTTCCCATTGAACTAAGACTTGGTGATCGGGGCTGCCATCCCGGAGAACAGTACAGGCGGAGACAATGACGACGGGTACCATAGCGGGTAATCCCGAAGCGTCGACTGGAATCGGGTTGAGTGGGGCTGAAGCTGCGCCGACAAATGGCTTAAGCAAAGATGTGAAACACCGGGTGGATACGGCTACCCGCGGGCAAATCCAGGCGGCAAGCAACATCACCAATCTTCTCCAAGATCGGGTAAGGACCAAAATAGCGTTTACCAAGCTTGGGAGAAGGGCGGCGAGCGACCGAAAGCTGGCGGTACAGTTGGAGCTTTACCCACACCAAATCACCAACAGCAAAGGTGAGATCACGACGATATTTGTTTGCTTGCTGCTGCATGCGGTGCTGCGCCGACGCTAAAGCGGCCTTCAAAGATTGCAAAAGTTGATCACGCTCGACGAGCAGCGTGTCCAACGCATCCACGGACGTAGAGCTAGGAATATAGCGAGGAATGACCGGCGGAAGGCGTCCATAAATTTCCTGGAAAGGACTCATAGAGATACTTGAGTGATAGGAGGTGTTGTAACGAAATTCTGCCCAACCTAGATATTCTGTCCAGCGAGCGGGATGATCGGAGGTCATCGCACGCAAATACTGCTCCAAGCAACGATTCACAACCTCTGTTTGGCCATCCGTTTGAGGGTGGAAGGCGGAACTGTGCTTGAGGTCATCTCACTGAGCTTGAAAAGTTCTGCCCAAAATCGGCTCATGAAGATCGGGTCACGATCCGATATAATAGAAGATGGAAACCCATGTAACTTGACCACCATATCCGTCAAAAGGCGAGCCACTTTGCTAGCCGTAAAGCCGACGGTCACAGTGCCGAAATGTGCAGCTTTGGTGAGTCGGTCCACGACCACTAGAATCACAGAATAACCGTGAGATGTGGGAAGGTGAGTGATGAAATCCATCGTGAGCTCGTTCCAAACCAAAGAAGGGATAGGCAATGGTTGAAGAAGGCCGGTTGGCGCTGTCGTCAACGATTTCACCTGTTGACATGTCGTGCAAGCACGTACGAAGTTCTCCACGTCTCTTCGCATGTGAGGCCAAAAGAATAGAGTTGAAAGGCCAATTAAGGTCTTCTTGATGCAGCCATGGCCGCCGATGGGGGAGCAGTGGTACTCCTGGAGTAGTTGCTGCTTAAAAGGAGACGAAGGAGTAATGAAATATTTATGCCGATAGGTAAGAAGGCCATCAACCACACCATAATCGGTGGAGAGTACTCCGCTCTGAAACCGCTGATGATAAGAAATGAATTCGGCATCAGTCGAATTGGCAAGACGCAGCTGGTCGATAAAAGTGGACACCAGAATGCTTTGAATGGTGAGGCACTCAGGCGTGAACATATATGCAGCGCCGAAGAGGGGTGTGACGGAGTCAAGCTCAGGCTCGTACTGGTGGGCGCGCGAGAGCGTGTCGGCAACTACATTATGCTTGCCGGGTTTATACTCGATTTGAAAGTCGTATCCCAAGAGCTTACGGATGTAGCGGTGCTGATCGGGAGTATGAAGTTGCTGGTGAAGGAGCTCCTTCAAGCTATGATGATTAGTGCGGATGATGAAACGACGACCGAGGAG comes from Salvia miltiorrhiza cultivar Shanhuang (shh) chromosome 3, IMPLAD_Smil_shh, whole genome shotgun sequence and encodes:
- the LOC131017519 gene encoding putative inactive disease susceptibility protein LOV1, yielding MIVLRPSARSRTMSEALLISVIQKLNSSYIEYMTVMTSNHFIDWVIKEVREIADIVRDKKLEDGRRLNFLVSDIVSMAEHALDLYKQDGTNYTASFRPWIELIKQQMLKLGDDEAEMESNMRSPENVEDDMKYVVGLEEDVQMLLRKRIIGGYHMTVLITGMSGIGKTTLAREIYNHPTVIERFKRRVWVSNYFTHFTNKELLIKVIQQVEDPQNLHSSSLLENMDNRSLLDMLSQHLQGKRYLIVLDDVPRNMYFNPLLRALQKEDNGSRLLLTSHTRNTGIYTRDEDVHKMKPLDSKKSWQLFLKTINHGNKLTGEHKFPKSLEPKGKQMLRKCDGLPLAIKEVGKQLVEKKLSGGSEWEQLLESVDFGSTLKLLEPFYHKLDPALESCFLYMSFFKENTTLRAEKLTQIWIAGGVVSGYCGSYLDGLINESVIDVKDKSTKYRMNALLHMLSIQKAEDKLGFEILRKNGNNRSFPSPRLHRVIICSRDKFNYSTDQDKHLLSLFFHGGGYFDTSPSYWNSFEELNILDLEDFGLKNLPESISTLIELKYLGLRNNYIEELPDLLGCLKNLEVLDISQNFMVEVPNVIWRLRSLRHLYMSDMVCRKSLWFDILENLETLTYVSVANWTYELLGLNMLTSLKKLGIEELDGNSNVSKLFVSLADLKNLKHLILRGYRFRSMPSLEEIGILQSLESLKLDGLLARLPTNLPPNITSLTLIDSCLDEDPMALLAGKLPKLEYLKLRNAYTGQQMVILRNGFQRLQVMCIEELWNLRNLQSDALTFWFKKLEIHDCPNLTLPENILSMSYLNELNMVTTKSIATKMRNSDLISKIPVVNINP